From a single Bacteroidota bacterium genomic region:
- a CDS encoding PKD domain-containing protein, whose protein sequence is MKKIILSVLIVVSIAISSFAQNFIQMPISAQTTTYTGNVRGYWFTSPTCFTITGLEVPTDASTGLQSIAVVRLDTIPPAIANATNDFTLLFLTQNDTTQGMIPVNIQVGPGEYIGILGFRSNINSYGPGLFNSSINGFPVTLSRFGMQYELSTTAPQEVWSTGTGSISRVFMYYDTTFAFNVTQSWQGGTSYSFNNGTGPTSVSVWDYGDGSPLDTTFNPTHTFPAPGNYTVCSYITGTCVSDTVCTTVIICPAPALADYSFTTTYPIVDFTDASQNAASWSWDFGDGNTSTLQNPSHSYATFGLYNVCLTVTDTCGGQHTKCESISVCPALLPVSLGSDVTACASTVISLPGYSTYTWSNGATTAQITVTTGGDYSVVVTDAAGCSGTDTISVTINPLPVVGLGNDISQCGGSALLDAQNVGNAFLWSNNATTQTISVINSGTYTVTVTDSVGCTNSDAILVTILSVPPATLGNDFVVCQGNRSIRYSYNRKCHLSLEYRSHPSFYPYQLRRNLLGTGYRAKWLYQFRYHQRDDECSSCNLCRNTNAGMCMGFSYNTYLRNSCRRNLFRSGCSWKYIRSGSGRCWK, encoded by the coding sequence GCCCAAACCACCACTTATACAGGTAATGTGCGTGGCTATTGGTTTACTTCACCTACCTGTTTTACCATTACCGGACTCGAGGTGCCTACCGATGCCTCTACGGGTCTCCAGAGTATTGCCGTGGTGCGCCTGGATACCATTCCGCCTGCAATTGCAAATGCTACCAATGATTTCACTTTGCTGTTTTTGACGCAGAATGATACGACTCAAGGCATGATCCCGGTGAATATTCAGGTGGGCCCGGGTGAATATATTGGCATTTTAGGTTTTCGTTCAAATATCAATTCTTATGGGCCGGGACTCTTCAATTCATCAATCAATGGCTTCCCCGTAACGCTCAGTCGGTTTGGTATGCAATATGAATTGTCAACAACTGCTCCGCAAGAAGTGTGGTCCACCGGAACAGGCAGTATCAGCAGAGTGTTCATGTACTACGATACAACTTTCGCATTTAATGTTACTCAATCATGGCAAGGGGGAACCTCTTATTCCTTCAATAACGGAACAGGCCCCACCTCTGTTTCCGTTTGGGATTACGGTGATGGATCGCCGTTAGATACCACCTTTAATCCTACGCATACCTTTCCTGCGCCCGGTAACTATACCGTTTGCAGCTATATCACCGGTACCTGCGTGAGTGATACCGTTTGTACGACCGTTATTATCTGCCCTGCTCCGGCATTGGCGGACTATTCTTTTACTACTACGTATCCAATAGTGGATTTTACGGATGCTTCTCAAAATGCGGCTTCCTGGTCCTGGGATTTCGGCGACGGGAATACCTCTACATTGCAAAATCCATCGCATAGTTATGCAACTTTTGGTCTGTATAATGTTTGCCTGACCGTTACCGATACCTGCGGTGGTCAGCATACCAAATGTGAAAGTATCTCCGTTTGTCCTGCCTTGTTACCGGTTTCCCTCGGTTCAGATGTAACCGCTTGCGCCTCGACAGTGATTAGTTTGCCCGGCTACTCTACTTATACCTGGAGCAATGGTGCAACAACAGCGCAAATAACGGTTACTACAGGTGGCGACTATAGTGTTGTGGTGACAGATGCGGCAGGCTGCTCAGGAACTGATACCATTTCAGTGACGATTAATCCGTTGCCGGTCGTTGGTTTGGGGAATGATATAAGCCAATGTGGAGGAAGTGCGTTACTCGATGCACAGAATGTCGGAAATGCATTTCTCTGGAGTAACAATGCCACTACGCAAACAATTTCAGTGATAAACTCAGGTACGTATACGGTTACCGTTACTGACAGTGTCGGCTGTACGAACTCGGATGCAATTTTAGTCACTATCCTTTCCGTTCCTCCTGCCACCTTAGGAAATGATTTTGTTGTTTGTCAGGGAAACAGGTCTATCAGGTATTCCTATAACCGCAAATGCCACCTATCTCTGGAGTACCGGAGCCACCCTTCCTTCTATCCTTATCAACTCCGGCGGAACCTATTGGGTACAGGTTACCGCGCAAAATGGTTGTACCAATTCCGATACCATCAACGTGACGATGAATGCTCCAGCTGTAACCTATGTCGAAACACAAACGCCGGTATGTGTATGGGCTTCTCCTATAACACTTACCTCAGGAACTCCTGCCGGCGGAACCTATTCCGGTCCGGGTGTAGCTGGAAATACATTCGATCCGGCTCTGGCAGGTGTTGGAAATAA